The genomic DNA GACGTAGCTCGTGGTCATGCCGATCGCGCCGAGGACGAGGATGATCCCGAACGCCACCCAGGAGGTCCAGCCGCCGGCGACGATCGCCCAGATCAGCGTCGCGATCACCAGGGTGATCGTGCCCGGCAGCACGGGCACGATGATCCCGACCAGTCCGACGATGTACGCCAGAGCGACCAGCACGGTCACGATGATCTGGACGGTGAGGGAGTCCACGGGTCCTCCGGGAGAAGCAGGGGTGCGGGCGCGAGCGGCCGACGGGGAAGCGCTGTACCGGGCCTTGACCATCCTATCGGCGGGGCCGACGCGCGGTGAACCGCTCAAGGAACTGCCCTCTACCCGGCCCGCTCCCGCGGATCGGTGGACCACCCGGTGCCGGGACGGACCCAGGGGTGCGACCCCTCGGCATACCGCAGGTGGAGCAGGGCCCGGCCGCTCGGCGTGAGGGGCGTCACGCCTCAAGGCCGCGAGGGCCCTCGAAAGACCTGCTGAGAAGACCTGCACGTGTCCGCCGGGTGGAGGTGGTGTGCATTCCCCGACCCCGCTGTGGCCGCTCAGAGGCGCGCGCCGTAGCGTTCCCCTCGTGAGCGAGTTCCTGCGCCTGGGCGTGGTCGGGGTGGTCGGAGGCCTCGGCCTCTTCGTCCTCATCCTGGCCCCTGCCGTACTGCTGCAGCGCCGACGTTTCGGCAGCGTGCGGCCGCTGCGGCTGGTCGGTGTGGCCGTCATCTGCATCTACACCATGGGCCTGGCCGGGCTGACCGTCGCTCCCGCCTACGAGATCGCGGAGACCTGCAGCAACCGGACGGGCGGCGAGCTGCGACCCTACCCCTTCAGCACCATCGGGGAGATCCTCGAGGTGCGCGCCGAGGGCACGTCCTTGCCGGGCCTGCTGGTCAGCTGGCCGTTGCTGCAGCTGGCGGCGAACGTCGTGCTGTTCATGCCGCTCGGAGCGGTGCTGCGCGGGGTGTTCCGGCTGGATGCCACCACCTCGCTGGCGATCGGGGTGATGCTGTCGGTGCTGATCGAGGCCACCCAGTACACCGGCGCCTGGGGGCTGTACCCGTGCGGGGTGCGGATCGCCGACATCGACGACGTCTTCGCCAACTCGCTGGGAGCGCTGCTGGGGGCGCTGGTCGCGCCGTGGCTGACCCGGCTCGGCGTGCCGCTGTTCGTGCACGAGCGCCCGCTGGACGTCGAGGATGCGTGGGATCGTCAGCACGTGGACGTTCCCGACCGGGACGCGCGGCACTGAGGCGAACGGCATGTCGAGGACGTGGACCAGCAGGCGATCCCTGCTGACGGCCGTCGGCCTGTTCGCGGCGGGAGTCGCGGCAGGATGCACGTCCAGGGAGACCGACGAGCGCCTGGCCACGCAGGAGCATCCGGTCACCAGTGCGTCCGGCGACTTCACGGCGGCGCTGGTTCCCGACGGCGTCGAGCTGCATCCGACGATCCGGGACGCCGAGGGCATCGAGGTGTGGACCGACGATCTCGGCCACGTGAACCGGTACGTGCCCGGTGTGGTGTGGGAGCGGGGAGCGGACGTGCTGTGGGTGCTCTCGGCCGATCACGGGAACGCCAGCGTGCACCGGCAGGACGACGGGACCTGGGCGAAAGTCCCCGGCAGCGAGGGCATGCCCCAGGACATCGCCGAGCTCGCCCGGTGAGCCGTCAAGGCAGACGCACGACCTGTCCCGCGTAGGAGAATCCGCCCCCGAAGCCGATCAGCAGCGCGGTGGCACCGGCGGGGAGACGGCCGGCCTCGCGCATCCGTGAGATCGCCAGCGGGATGGTGGCGGCGGAGGTGTTCCCGGAGGTCGTGACGTCGTCGGCGACGATCGTGTCCTCGCGCAGTCCGAGCGACTCGGCGAGCGGCTCGATCATCCGCAGGTTCGCCTGGTGCGGCACGAAGACGTCGATATCCGACATCTGCAGACCGGCTGCCTCGACCACCTGGCGGGCGATGACCGGTGCGTCCCGCAGGGCCCATCCGAGCACCTTGCGCCC from Brachybacterium sacelli includes the following:
- a CDS encoding VanZ family protein; protein product: MSEFLRLGVVGVVGGLGLFVLILAPAVLLQRRRFGSVRPLRLVGVAVICIYTMGLAGLTVAPAYEIAETCSNRTGGELRPYPFSTIGEILEVRAEGTSLPGLLVSWPLLQLAANVVLFMPLGAVLRGVFRLDATTSLAIGVMLSVLIEATQYTGAWGLYPCGVRIADIDDVFANSLGALLGALVAPWLTRLGVPLFVHERPLDVEDAWDRQHVDVPDRDARH